The genomic region GCCCAGTGCAGGGTCTCCTACAAGGTGCCGTACTCGCACATCGGCGAACCCTGCTAGTGCGGTGACCACAATCTTCACCGTGTTTCCCGACGCTCAGCAGGGCACCTCGTGGGACCGGCCCCACGCCCCCATACGTCCAGTGGTTTCTACCGATTTAGTGACCTACTTGTGACCTGGGAAGACACCGTTTGTGCCGCTACCGGCGGCCCTACTGTGTCGGGCTGCTGCCCCTACCGGGTAGGGCCGTAGGGCCAGTGAGGTAGCGGCCTCAAACGCGGTGTGACCTGCGACGTAGGGCGGTAGGGGCTCTTTGTTCGTGACTCGGTCGATCCGGGTACTTCAAGCATGGAGAGGTGCGGCGGGCTATGCCGTGCTGGTGAGGCCCTACCGTCTGCAACTTGCACTCGCGGAAATCGCCGTGAACAGGGAGTACTCTGGAGATCCGTCATTGGTGAAGCGTGTGAGGTGAGCGCCCTGTCATGAGTCCGACCCGTGGACGTGGTGCCTCGACTTCACGCGAACGCCGATGCGGTCGATGCGATACGCCGTTGGCCGCAGACAACACGACGCGGATGTGCGGCCGCTGCCTGCGAGAATTTGGCGGACTCGATAAACCACCGGCAGGATTGACAAAAGAGTTCTTTTCCACGCCTGAGATGTGCGCAGCTCTTGATGCGAATCATATGGGTAAAGTGTTCAAGGCTTACAGGCAACATGAACGCTTTGTGAAGCTTCTCGGGCGACCACTCAGTCAAGAGGAATTCGGCCGCTGGCTCGGATTGAGCCAAACGGCAGTCAGTAGGATCGAAGGCGCAAAACCCGAGGAAAATCTCGGAGCGCTCCGCAAATATGCGGCTGCTCTACATATACCGAACGATCTTCTATGGTTCGATTTTCCGGGGGAGAATCGCGCTAGTCGGGCTTTTCAGGATGCGGCATGCAGCGGCAAATCAGCTGATTCGTTCGAATGGGAGAGTCCGGCAGCGATCGCAGAGAGAGCTACGGCCTTTGCGGCCAGTTCCAGTGACTCAGTCATTGAACTAACGCGCATTGCGGTCACTGACGTGATGTCACGATACGAAGCTGAGGGGCCGAGTAAGCTCGTAGCAGAAGCGTTGAAGATCCGTAAGACGACTCAGGAAGTTCTCGATGGCTGGATCCATCCGGCTAAGCGTGACGAGATTGTTCGTCTTGCAGCACAGTCAGCGGCGCTCCTCGGTTACATGGCTGTCAACGCAGGAAAGTTCAATGTAGCTAAAGCCTATTGCGCAGAAGGCGAGATGATGGCCTCTGTTGCAAACGATGTGGACCTGATGATGTGGGTTCGTGGCACGCAGTCGTTCTGCGCTTATTATGAGAAGGACTACGTAAAGGCTGCTGAGATCGCACGGTCTGGAATCGCGCTCGATCCCACTTCGCCGCA from Lentzea guizhouensis harbors:
- a CDS encoding helix-turn-helix transcriptional regulator, with product MAADNTTRMCGRCLREFGGLDKPPAGLTKEFFSTPEMCAALDANHMGKVFKAYRQHERFVKLLGRPLSQEEFGRWLGLSQTAVSRIEGAKPEENLGALRKYAAALHIPNDLLWFDFPGENRASRAFQDAACSGKSADSFEWESPAAIAERATAFAASSSDSVIELTRIAVTDVMSRYEAEGPSKLVAEALKIRKTTQEVLDGWIHPAKRDEIVRLAAQSAALLGYMAVNAGKFNVAKAYCAEGEMMASVANDVDLMMWVRGTQSFCAYYEKDYVKAAEIARSGIALDPTSPQAIRLRSNGEARALGMLGQRDEAASAISDGARLLDAIADDSEILDSCISFSPYGYARFAANAATAWVPLGNLDRVVQYIGEIDTAVEEADSNWSRVLTRLDIATAALIRNPPDLEQAASFGITALRKCGKNPIQSIRQRAATLRDIASQWIVVPVIREFIELHNAWSKSNAAQ